The Scyliorhinus canicula chromosome 17, sScyCan1.1, whole genome shotgun sequence DNA window CACAACACTGGGGTCCCTGGACAGTCTCAAAACTATACTGCAAAAAGCTGTGTCCCCAAACTTTTTGTTCTCTCCCTCTACATTGCTCCTAGTTCCAAATCCATTTATTGTCTGGTATGGCTACTCTCTCGCCAGTGATTTTCTCATGATTGTATTGGGTACTTCCTCTCCTATTGCTTGTTGCCGATGGCACACTGGTGTTCAGTTCTTAAAGTCTCATTGTGTTTAAACCGTATAAACTTAACAGAAGCATTCATTGAAATGAAAGCTACCCTTTGCAGGCAAGCTTGCATAACTGGATGTTTGAAGATGCTCAGCCAGTACTAACTGACTAGTAACTAATCTTGGTGTTTGAACTGGTAAACAATGAACAAACTGAcctattaattttttttcaagaaTCCGTCTGTAGGGCAGATTTGCCCACCACAGTAGCACCTATAACAACACGGACAACCCCAATTGTGCCAACCCCTGTCCCAACTAAACCTCCACCAGAACTACCAGCAGTGGGCAACTATACCATTAAGAATGGCAGTGATCCTTGTCTCCTTGCCAGTATGGGACTGCAGCTAAATATTACCTATACCGAGAACAAGGTATTTATTTTTCCCTACATTCTATCCCAGTTTGCATTACCAATCAATTGCTAACAACTTTTTTCTCCCTCAGACACATTTGGTTAATATTGATTCCAATTCTACTGCAAGTGGATACTGTGGGGATAAAGATGCAACCCTGGTTCTAGAAGATATGGACACAACTATTCAGTTTAATTTCATTGTGGTAAGTGTTGGATAGTACTTTCAATGCAACATGTAATTTTATTTTCTAAAGCAACATTTTGGGCTATTAACTTTGAAAATTTGAGCTGGATATCGATTTTAAAAGTAGGATGAGGTAATAAATGGAATGATTGCCAATCTGAGGGGTTAATTTGGAGGGCTGAAAGTCAATTTTAACTTTGGAGTGTGTTTCTGATCTGGGTTTAGTATTTGTGGGTCTAGAACCACATGTCAACGGTGTCTTTGTACAGATTTTGGGTACGCTAATGATCTAGGACAGTGTTTATTGACCAGCTTTCTCCTAGCTTGGGGGCATGATCTATTAATGTCCACAGCTGTTATTTGATATTTGGGGACAGACTCCAATTGAAATTGACCACCTTGGTCTGTACGTCTTTATCTCGTGAATTTTCTGGGTTATTCCTTTTTATATTGTGCCAGAATAATGCTTATCTTTGTTTTAGGACCAATCAAAattcttcttgaaggaggtgaagGCTAACGTAAGCTTGGTTATAAATGGTTCCAGTAAGTATTGGCTGTTGGTAACTAGAAGATTTTTGCTGCCTTCAATCTATTGATCTTTCCATCTAAAGTGTATTTTCTCATGGACTGAGTTGAATTGAACCTTTACTCTAGGGTAGTGACTATACTTTTTTAAAGCTATTTGCTCATTTCTGATCCTCCTGTGTAAATCCTGTACATCTCTTCTTGGAATAGAACTCTGTTTTAATAATTGCACCCATTTCAGTGTGTTTTCCAAGTTGCCAAATACACGTGGATAAAATCCATTTTTCTAGCTAAATGGCTTTGCTagtgttagttttttttttaagaactaAAAAACTGGCTCCTTTGATAATGAATGCAGTAACTAGCTTTCATACACTTGATCCATGTGAAGTAGTGGATCATCTGTCTTCCACAACCATTCTAAAACACTTAACTGTAATTGTGATCCTAAAGAGTTTTGCATGTGGTCTGGCTTGGGTCCAAGTTGAGATATTTGGTCTAATAGAGCCAATTTGAATCCCTCATTTCATAATTTCTGAGCTCTAGTTGGTATATAGCGGTTACCAGAAATTGTGCAGATAGGGTGTGGCTTTTACTTTTTGTATAATCACACTAAAATTGAATGTCCCAGTTAACGATGGATGAAGATTTTTGACTTTCATTTTTTCCTTTGAATTGGCTGTCAAGTgacattactttttttttgttgcaggaACTGCACTTAACAGCAACAATAGCAATCTGAGGTTTTGGCAGGCATTTGTTGGAAGCTCATACATGTGTCACAAGGAGCAGAGCATAGTGGTCACTGACCAATTGGTTATTAATGCCTTTAATGTATGGGTCCAACCATTTCAGGTGAAGAATGGAACTTTCTCCAGAGGTAAATAACTTTGTTAAATAATTCTAGCTCCATATCTCGATGGTACCATCCTTTTTTGTTCAGTAACTACTGCTCTAAAACTGGTCATAACATCTTGCAACATTTTCAATTCCAGTTGGATCAGGAAAAGTAAACTTTATGACCGGAAACCAAGAAATCTGCTTTTTGCTCTGTTCAATCTATAACTGTTTGCTACCCCTTAGTAACCCTGACATTTGTTTTTGTCATCTATCATTGGGTGTGTCTGTAGAAATAGTTTTTATTGGAAAATCTGGCAAGGGCAACTAAGCCATTTACTACTCCTTGCTTAATGTTGAAACTAACATGATTATTCTGTAATGGGATTAGTCACATAATTAACAAAGGGCTACTTGGCCAGAGGCATCCAGTGATATAACTTTCAGGAAAAATTAACTACACAACTTTTATTGTAGTGTGTATGCTTTTCTATTTGAGCCATGATTGGTGATTTATCTGTTTTTTTATTCACAGCTGAAGAGTGTTCTCTGGATGATGACAGCATTCTTATCCCTGTTGTAGTTGGTGCAGCTCTGGCTGGCTTAATTGTGATTGTTGTGATTGCTTATATGATTGGTAGAAGAAAAAGCTACGCTGGATACCAAACACtataaattgttttttttgaTTCTCCCAGTGCATAGTGATATGATTAAATTGCTGTTCATTGTTGCGGGTGCAAGTGCTTGCCTCTGCATTTCTCCTCTTCAATTGCACTAGGCTCTTGCCAAGTCTCTTGGAGGCAGTGGACTTGCACCCACACTTGATACAGATGAAATGTTGGTATGTATTGCTGGCATTGAGAATTTGTCGGAAATGTCATTGCTGCCAGTGTCCCTTCAGAGGTAACTTTTTAAATTGGCAAGTTGGTTGTTAACTACTCCTTGAAACTAATACTAAATCACTAATTTGCCAGCACTACCAACATTTCTACCAATAACTTAATGAATATGAAATCTAAAATGGAACGTGTATTTGCAAAGATCTCATGTAGCTTGTTTGGCTGTATTGTGGAAACTGTGTATAAATGTTAATAGTTTGTGTACATAAGAGTTAGCAAATACTATGCTGCATAGAGAACTTTTCAGTTGGGTGCCTTGGATTGTGGAAAGAATTCTCAAATTGTGTGTTCTAATTGGCATGTGCAAAAGTATCTAATGTTGACCACTAATTTTCTAATTTGGGGGATCTGGAGTTTTTCACACTGCACTCTGACACTGTGAAATTTTGAAAGTTGACTTTTATCTTTGAAATTAAAGCGTGGGGAGGTTTCTCCTAAGTTTCTTTTATTCTTGTGCCTCATTTGTATGTAAAGTTTAACTCCACTTGGCTTTATAATAAAAAAACTTCCTGTAAGCTCATGTAGCATTTATTTGGGGCTGAGGAATGTAAAAGGTTGCATTTTGTAACCGTAAATTTCCCATTAATCTCCACATGGTTGAACATTTTTGAACATATAGAtaatgcatttattgcccattctcagTACAGTAGTGGTGTAGTACAAGTCAACCACACTGAGCCTCATACTAGCTTTATTTCCAGGTATAATAGATTTCATGCTGGTGATCTCGATTGCTAGTCCTGTGACATCTCTACTTTTTTTCACTTCGTGGTGACACCTGCTTGTGACTTCACAAATCTCTTGTTCCTGCAATTGTTCCAATTAGTTTTTAAAGTGACCAGGGCCCTTTGTGCCTTTGCTTATTGAAAAGCAGGAAACACTAAACTACACATCCCTCACTACTTTCACTTTTCATTCAGCTAAGTTGCTACAATTAATTAACTTGGAAACTGCATGTTATGAGGCTGAGACAGCTAAAACCAGCAAGGCAGGAAGGTATTTGTGGAAATCTTCAGGCAACTTTtaattctttgaaaatgtaattTTAGTTTGGACACCTTGAGCTTATCCAACTTCCAGACCACAAGTCTGCAAAACTATATTTTGGAATGTAAATGCTAGAATCTTGCTTGGTTTGCCAATCCATGATGTATGAAATTTTGCTTCTTGGTCACTATGCAGCTGTAACTCAGTGATGTGGTATTGATGGTTTGGTAtaggtttttatttatttgttcaagaatatgggtgttgctggctggcatTGATcacctgtccctaattgcccatcaACTTTACCAAGAAATTGATCACTTGCCATTGAGCTTCATGTAGCTTGTACTAGCTTGTCACAGAACagtacaaagaacattacagcacagaacaggccctttggcccttgatgttgtgccgagcattgtccgaaaccaagatcaaactatcccacttcctttcattctggtgtgctccatgtgcctatccaataaccgcttgaaagttcctaaagtgtccgacaccactatcacagcaggcagtccattccacaccctaaccactgagataagaacctacctcggatctcccaccctgaaccttatagttatgcccccttgtaacagctacatccacctgaggaaatagtctctgaacatccactcgaTCTATCCCCGTCATCATCttttaaacctctattaagtcgcctctcatcctcctccgctccaaagaggaaagccctagctccctcaacctttcctcataagacctatcctgcaaaccaggcagcatcctggtaaatctcctttgcaccctttccactgcttccacattcttcctataatgaggtgaccagaactgcacacaatactccaaatgtggtctcaccagggtcatgtatagttgcagcataacccccgcagctcttaaactcgaGCCCCCTGTTAAACGCTAACACACAAGCCTTCTTcacgctctatccacttgagtggcaaccttcagagatctgtggacatgaaccccaagatctctctcttcctccacattcctcgtATTTTGATAGTTTTGAAACGCGCATCTGAAAAGTGCATAAATTTGAACAAATCCTGACACCCATTGAAATAGAAACTGATTATTCTGTAATTACAGGCTTTTGCATGCACCAGATGAATTGTGATCAGTTGCATTCAAATCTTCTAACTGCATTGTTGCTTAAAGTTCAATTTTGGCATTTGCTTGCTAACCTACCAATTCCAAAGCACTAAGATGAACTGCACAAATGGGGACAACTATGACTTTTGCATTAAGTGCAGTCAAATTTAGTAATGagtttgactttttaaaaatctaaaacacCTAGTGTGAAGTAGATTTTTTTGCTTGATTtagttttagatttttttttgcaaaaggTGTATTAAACcatgcctttttttttttaagtataccAATAAGCTGGCATACTGCATTCCTAACTTACTGCACTTAATGCACTTCAAAGCTCAAGCATTGGGACTAGTTGCCTTTCTGAAAATATTACTTTGAAAATGAGAATTTCTTAGAATCTTGGGTACAGCAAGTTAACGGAACAATTTAAATGGGCTTTCTGGGGCTATGCCTTGTGATTTAAAGGATCTTTGGGGTTTTCCCTTTGCTTTGGTTACTGACATCACCAACTTTTATCTAATTTCTTCAAATTCAGCTGAAGACTGCAAAACAAATGAGAACTACATCGTACCCATTGTAGTCGGAGCAGTATTGGGAGCAATAATTTTGATTGTGCTGGTGATCTACATCATTGGTCGTAGGCAGAATCGCAGTGGTGTATACGAGTAGTTCTAAATTCAGTTCCAGGAATGTTCAACTAAACAAGCTTGCAAATGTAAAGTAAGCTGTAAACAATTCTAAAAATTAAGAGGTATGATGAATGGTATTGTAAAGCCTTGCCATATAAAATTCCGAGCACTTGTAAATTTTGCTACATTTCTGTGATCAATTTTATAGGATGTTAAACAAACCATGGTGCAGCCCTTTTCTCAATCCTTGGAATGATCCATGTTTTGTGATGGCTGGACAAATTTGAGAAACCTATTTTTTTTGGGTTAAGTGAATTTGGGAAAAATTGGGTACAATAGGAATACTGATTGTGTTGATTGCAATTTTCTGTATCCATAAAATAACACTTCCTTTGAGAACTAACACAAAGCATTTCATAATATGGTATAAATTACAGGCATTTATCTTACCATTGGTACTTTGCCTACCTATACAATTGCTAATCAAGTAAGTATTCTGGATCCCATTCTATTAAATTAGACTAATGCCATTGATTCTTGatcaaaagttcaacttgtgaaAGTTACCTAGCTATAATATTTCTTTGCATCTTCAGAGTCTCACTTGTCATGCTTCTGTAAGGTAACCCAAGTACATTGACGGTTTCATCAGATCACAAATGCACAAAGACATCTGTGACTTCTTGCCTACCGTCGGGTTTCTAGTGTCACAATTTTAATTATGGTTCTAGCACCCACTTTATTTCTGAGACatgggggtagcatggtggttagcataaatgcttcacagctctagggtcccaggttcggttcccggctgggtcactgtctgtgcggagtctgcacgtcctccccgtgtgtgcgtgggtttcctccgggtgctccggtttcctcccacagtccaaagatgtgcgggttaggtggattggccatgctaaattgcccgtagtgtcctaaaaaagtaaggttagggagggggttgttgggttatgggtacagggtggatacgtgggtttgagtagggtgatcattgcttggcacaacatcgagggctgaagggcctgttctgtgctgtactggtctgtctatgttctatgtcttgttTTGAATGCTTTGTCACCTAACAAAACAGCTTTGCTTCTTAGTAATGACCATATTGTGTACGAATTGGACTTGTGTTGAAATTCTCAATTGCCTACATAACGCCCAAAACAGTATAAAATGAATGAGTGAAATTTCTGTAGTATCACCTTTGGATTTGATGGTAGATGGATTAATGCCTCAGACTTTCAAAGCTGCACTGACACCAACAGAACTGGGGTATGGTCACTGAGAACAGTTAGCTTCTTGGCATTTTGGAATGAGTAGGAGTCAATTTTATGCATTTGGATTGGCACCCTTCTGCTGGCTGGTTTGTAAAATTTTTGAAGGTGAATAAACTTGTATCAAGTGACTTTGTACTGCCTACTCCAGGTTTTTGGCAAACTTGTGTAGATCGATGAAACTTGAGCAGATCTTTCATGAGGTAGGGCTTGTAAAGGGTAAGCTTCAGTAAACACAGTGGTGTAACAATTTATGTTGGGCTAAAGTCAGTGTACATCTGTGTGCAGATTTGCTTGACTGCAGTGCTGCACCTCTGGACCATTAACTCTCTCCACATGCAAGATATTTGAATCTGTTTCTAACTTTCATTATTTGAGCCCTAATGCAGCCAGTTTCTGATTATTCGTGATCTAGACCGCAACAAAACGTAAAGGGATACCGAGTGGCCTGATGGACATTGTCTTTGGTTCTTCCTAATTTTAAAGTGCTTTTCCTAATCTGTGTTGCATTAGGCAATATttgaaattgtgttttttttttgtatagGCTTCTGCATGTTTCTCAGCTGTCCTCTACTAATGATCTTTTAACTTCTTTGTCGCAGCTGAAGAATGTCTTGCTGATTCTGACCTGGGTTTTCTGGTGCCAatcgctgttggagctgcacttggcCTATTAATAATTCTTGTCATTGTATCTTATATAATTGGACGAAGAAAGAGCCAGACTGGCTACCAATCTGTCTAATTGTTCTTTTTCTGAATGTTGGTATTTGTCACTCTTGCTGTTTACTGTCTGTGCCATCTCCAGATTTTTTTTGGATGGAATTAAATCCTGACTAACGTTGCACTAAATTTGTTATGCATGATCCTACACTTTAATACCTTCACCATTAATGAAGGTGAGTTGATTTTCTTTCTCCGTTACTTTTTCAAGTAGCATAGAACTTTTCACTCTTGATCCAGGTTCAGGGATGGGCCAAATATATCTGCTAAACTCCATTGTATAGTTAACTCCTCCAGGATGTAAGCTTTTGGCTTTACTTGACTTGAGCTACAAACTCCAATGCAGAAAACTGCTTTTATGTGCAGTAAATTGATAAATGAGCAATAAATGGAAACTTCAGTTGTCACAAGCCCAATGTTTGAATTATTTATGTATCTAGAACATTTGCTTATTAAAATAGCTCCCCTTCAATTTCAAACATCTTTCAGCATCCACAATTTTTATGACCTATAACAAACTAGCAATTTTTGCTTAAGAATACTGACTAGCATAGACATAGACTAGCCTTTCACTTCCTTTCtcctcttctgcccccccccccccccccccccccaaagtcatgAGCCATGATTGTTGTCCAGTTGGCAATACCTGGAAAAAGTGGATATTTGAGGACAAGATAAGTTATTGGGCATTTTGGAGAACTGAGGTGTATAGCTAAACCTTCAACATTTT harbors:
- the LOC119951658 gene encoding lysosome-associated membrane glycoprotein 2-like isoform X1, which translates into the protein MQHPGGVRLALLLLAGLSLTEAVEVEVRGKDNKTCIYAVLSVNFTILYEGNVTMENATFPLPNSVSSNGSICGGNNSTPLLKMGFGTGHSLSLNFSHSTGKFRGDVLIFTYNTSDAKRFPGAKNKSVKHVAVNSLMDSTPLNTIYTCRSVEAIASEAVVMTFWNVSIQAFVENGTIGKNESVCRADLPTTVAPITTRTTPIVPTPVPTKPPPELPAVGNYTIKNGSDPCLLASMGLQLNITYTENKTHLVNIDSNSTASGYCGDKDATLVLEDMDTTIQFNFIVDQSKFFLKEVKANVSLVINGSRTALNSNNSNLRFWQAFVGSSYMCHKEQSIVVTDQLVINAFNVWVQPFQVKNGTFSRAEECLADSDLGFLVPIAVGAALGLLIILVIVSYIIGRRKSQTGYQSV
- the LOC119951658 gene encoding lysosome-associated membrane glycoprotein 2-like isoform X2, with protein sequence MQHPGGVRLALLLLAGLSLTEAVEVEVRGKDNKTCIYAVLSVNFTILYEGNVTMENATFPLPNSVSSNGSICGGNNSTPLLKMGFGTGHSLSLNFSHSTGKFRGDVLIFTYNTSDAKRFPGAKNKSVKHVAVNSLMDSTPLNTIYTCRSVEAIASEAVVMTFWNVSIQAFVENGTIGKNESVCRADLPTTVAPITTRTTPIVPTPVPTKPPPELPAVGNYTIKNGSDPCLLASMGLQLNITYTENKTHLVNIDSNSTASGYCGDKDATLVLEDMDTTIQFNFIVDQSKFFLKEVKANVSLVINGSRTALNSNNSNLRFWQAFVGSSYMCHKEQSIVVTDQLVINAFNVWVQPFQVKNGTFSRAEECSLDDDSILIPVVVGAALAGLIVIVVIAYMIGRRKSYAGYQTL